AGGCAATCAAATCTTCAAAACCCAAACCGTTTCTTGTTTTCCCTTTCATATGAAACCTTATAGCGACATTTCAACATAACTTCAATCCAACCCTTCTCTCATTTCCTCAAGGACTAAatgctcaaaaatcataacaaGATAATGACAGGAAATCAACATTATAGGAAGCATTATTCGAAACAATGTCCACTATCAAATCTGTGGACACAACGTTCAATTACAATTTGCAATTTGATTTAGCACAAAAATGTATCAAATCTGTGTCCATAGTAGATCCAATGTTTATATTATTGTCtggaatcaaattccaagttcaATTACAACAACAAAAATGGAGCATTCTTCAGATACACACTTGAGAGAAACCCAAAATCATACTAATTCAAGACCAAAACCAGATCTCATACCTAGATTTCAgttttttaaaattgaaaaaaactttaaactagggtttcaagCAAAAAGAGATACTGAGATGATAAACCAACTAACCGGTCAAGATTGAGAGAAGATCGAGCTTAACTCCATCCAGCAACACCGATCGCGGCTTCTAGGACTCAAGAATAGAGAACAGGAAACAAAATGATGAGATCCCCAGATTAGATACACGAATGGGCCGGTCGGGCACTTTAGATGCCAGACCGGGTCAAAACGGTGTGTTGGGgtggtaaaaaataattttgattgaaattagtaaaaaacaaaagttaaaagTAAAATGGTAACTATTCTATTTTTGATGCGTCCCAAGGAGGCTATATGACCAAGACTAGAAGACACTAGGTACGATGAGCTAGAGCTCAGTTATAGAGTCACACAGTTGAGCTGTGACATGTACATGACTTTAACGCAACAAGTCACTGTTGGTTCCAAGAatgagtttcttttttttttgtttgttttttttttttgtggtaatCCAGGACTCGCATTACTTGAGTCACAAGAGTGGTTTACTTGGGTCCCAAGTAGTTGACTTAGTTCAAAGGTCCATTCATTAATGGGTCATGCGTCATATATATGAGGCCCACGATTTCTTATTGAAGATTAGGTTAGCAATttctagttttttgttttttcttaaggTTTTGTTAAGATAACACTCAATCATTGCATCGGGAAAGtgcaaaaacaaattaaaaaaaatgagagaTAGTGTAAATTTGCATTGGAGATTGTAAAACTTCACTCTCGATAAATACACATTTGGTAGATTTATGTTTTATTGCATTCTCCAATGCAAATTTGCACTATTTctcatatttattttatttatttttcacttttctgatgaAATGATTTggtgttatcttgtgcatggatgtAAAAGATAACAAAACCCTTCCAATTTTGATTGACAataacaaaaaggaaaaaaaatgttgtCACAGAATTTAAACTTGAAAGAACATAGAACTTTTATTCTTTGGAGATAAATTACAtctttttttaggtttaagttttttttatAGAGACTATACGAAGTAAATCGTGGTTACTTATATATGGGTTACGAACAACGAAGTCCATTTCAGATTTTGGCTTGTCTCGGCTGTGATTGAGACAACTTTAACTCGAAGAAGATCCTCGATGAAATTTTGGAATCTTTATTTCCAATTTCTGTATTTATATTATGTATGCCTAGTATTTTGCAAAATTTATATAATATGTTAAACTCGTTAAgtataaaataataatacaatttttaagaaaatataaaaatagattaaaattttttaagtttttaagGTTTATTAGATTTTTCGTTACCAAACTTTTTATATGTAAAACTCGTCTCGGCGAGATTGGATGCATCTTGGTAAGCTTCTCGGTTAAATTACGTGTCTCGGAGATTAAAAGACATGTCTCGTCTATGGGATGAAACCAAGATTCCAGGTAAATCGTGGTCGTCTCGGCCaagattgtatatatatattggtCGCACAAACATGAGCCCAAGAGTTTACAACATTATCAAGTTTAATACTTTACAATACCAGAATTTCAGGTGGCAATTCGGTCTAATGGTTGTTGAGCTTGAGATGTGCCGCCAAATTAGGctttactttttttatttttttgtttacaaAACTGTAAATAGAATTGGAGGAATTTTTTGACTCCCGATGAATCTTAATCATTCTCGATCAGAAACATAAGCCACCATTTGCGTTTAAGCATGCTAAATACATAATAATTTTTTGCTTTTGACAATAAAAATGATCCAGAATACAATATTTACCGTATGAGTTATATTAAAAATCTATCATTATTCCTCTATTCGTTAGTTATAACTAGTTTATATTGTACTTCAACGATTACTTCTCCCACTCTATGGGCTTAGAGCTTGCACTACTTTAATAGATTTCTACAATTTCTACTTCGATAAGAGTTTGTCAGGTGTTAACTAATACACCTCTTAGATCTAACTTCCATGAGCATTGTTGGTCTATATCCTTCAGTTATTTTCGCATGACCAATTTTACCCATTTATATTTCGATAAGAGCATCATTTTCATGCCCAACAACTTATATGTACCTTGTTTCATGCAAAAAAGATGATTATAATCGCATGGAACTGTCAGGACATTAACCAACAAACAAGAATTCAACACCAAATTAAAAGGTTTAGTATTACTTCACAAGCCagcaatattattttttttctgaaattttctcTAATGAAAAATCACATGAACATCCTCGCACAATAATTATAGTTCCGAAATCATCTGGTTGTCCTTAAAATTAGAAGGCGATGAGGCTTATACATAATGTGAAGAACAATCTCAACATATAAATTATATTATAGTGACAAAGTTATATCCCTGCGCTCGTTGCTCCGCCTCGCCCTAGTTTTGCATTGGCATCTACGACCCACCACACCGGGATGCAGGAAAGACTTATGGCACGATTTCCCAATAATCTTTCaacaccaacaaaaaaaaggagcgatcaaggaaaaaaaagagtTCGATGAGTGATTAGGGCAGACTCAACCATTCCTCAATACGATAGATCAAACGAGCAGATTCATAGATTTGGGATTTCAAGCGATCCATTCACCTGGACAAACAATCAGTAATGAATGATAATGTTATGGAATGACTAGATCGGGTTATTGATACATGTAGATATTGTCGACGaaccaaaaaacataaaaaaaaaaaatacatctttgGATTTCTCATCCACAACTCAAACAAGCGATTGAATCAGCAAGGATCCAACATCATGACATGAAACTTTTATTGGACCTCCAACTAAGATCATtacaagaaaacaattttttactAAATGTGACAAAGAAACTTTTAGCCACCTTCCGACAATGATCAAGAAATCAACGACCCTTATAAAATTAGCAAAACAGCCAACACCAGAGTGTTATCCGAAGTTGAAGTAACTTAATGTACTTGCTAATTCGGGAAAAACCACTCAGAAGTCACCATGTGATCCTGCTTTAGTGTCATGCAACTTATTGGTAGCAAAGATCCAGAATTCAGTGGTTGTAATTGCGTGACAACACCACCACATTTTTCCACACGAAAGAAACTATATATCGTGGTTGCAACAACATATATGCAGTATCATCAAAACGATTGGGTCATGTTGTTGCCCATCTCATGCTCGACCACTACATTAAGCAATGCAATTAGAAATTAGATGAAGACTTACTTCTTGCAACAATCACTATTAGGTTAATAATCACATTTTTCTCCTAATTTTGCCACATGGTCTTAAAAATTATGGCTGACATGTTAAATTGCTAAATCAGACATATATTTGAAGTTTTTCTATATAAATTATATAGTTAACACGTTAAAATATAAATCAGACTTCCATTTTAAATTTTTTACAAAAGAGACTCTCCAAATTTTCACagattctttcaaaaaaaaaattaacatgtCAACAATAATACTCTTTCTGTTTCGCCAAAAAAGATATCTTCAGTTTTTCCGGAAGCAAAATTCATTAAATCTTTTTAATAACTTGTAGTTGCTTTCTCAGCTTAATTGTGCCGCAAAATTGAACTTATGACTTTTCGATCTAATTAAGCCGAAAAGTAACTTTTCAACCAAACACAATAAATAAACCGCGGTAAATTCTGCCTCTGCTAGTAAAGAGTCTTGTGTAAATAAATACGGAAACTAATTAGTCTACACTGAAATTACTTAAAAAAGGGGATTTGTTAAGATTTTTAAGGAAGAAGAATAAATCACTTTAGATTCATTTACTTAGTTTCCGTTCCTGCAGGACCAAGAATAATTCCATCTTTGATTTTCCTTAATaaactaacaaaaaaataaattcaatCACCGGAATTAACACgttttaattaaattaaatattcacaaaatattaaAATTTACCACTGAGCTCTTGACAAACGTGCATAAAAGCTGTACCGAAACCGGCTCATTAAGTAATTTCCACAAAAAtaaattctttctttttattttcgagAATTACTAGCAATATATTTACTTGATTTGGGGCAAGAGTAAAATTCTCAAATACACAGTGAGAAGAGGAAAAAAGGTAGAGTGACTGAGAGAACGAAAGAAAGATCAGCAGAAGAAGAACAGTTCAGAGGTAAATTTCCCTTCTTCTAGTTTATGTCTACTCTTTGATTTCGATTTCTGGGTTTGTTTCTGTGAtttgtttcatctaattttttcgATTCTCTCTAGGGAGATTTTTACAGAGAAGAATAGTAGGGGATCGATTTATGTCGTCTAGTTCTTCAATTGATCTGTTGTTGATTTCATCTCTGGTCATAATCTCCTTCCTCTGTTGCTGTATTTGCATGCAATTCTGCTCTCTTCAACCAACGAAAATAGAGTTTCAAACAGCTTCGATGCGTTTGAGATCAATACGGTATGTgggttttcttttcttgatttggTTTCTACaaaagtttgattttttgttttgattttggtttcgatgatttttgatgatgatgaaatttgGGGGTTTTGCAGGACTGGTTCTGGCGTACAATATTTTGGGGTTTATCACTTAAAACGATTTATACTCAAGAAACAATTTAGGATTTTCACCTGATACTACTAGTAAAAAAGGTTTTTGTTCACTTGATTTTGATTGTCTAATTGAGGATTTTATTttgaagatttttgtgattttgtaagataAATGGCTGCACCCCTTAGGAAGATTTTGAGGTTGGAGAAGAATTCCTGTACTAGAAGGGGGAAGAAAAAGAATGTAACTTTTGCGGAATCTGTTACCGCGAAACCACCACCGATGAGAACAATTAGGATTATCTGCCGGGATCCTGATGCTACTGATTCTTCTTCAGACGAAGAAGAAGtaattgagaagatgaagaagggaaTTAGGAAATTTATTCAGGAATTTAGAGTCCCATTTCCTAAACCAGCTCCAGCTCCAGCTCCAGCTCTTCAAGCAGCTGATGAGGAGGATAATGGTGGTGCTGTCCCATCATCATCAACAGCCCTTAAGAGAAGCATACTGAAGAGAAGAGTCTTCAAAAAGGAGAATTCTTCTACTGCTGACAGTGCTACTACAACGACTGGTCCTAAAAAATTCAAAGGAGTTCGACAGAGGAAATGGGGTAAATGGGCTGCAGAGATTAGAGACCCTATTCAAGGGGTCCGAAAATGGCTGGGTACATTCGATACAATTGAAGATGCTAAGGATGCTTATGACAAAGCTGCAAGGGAATTTGAATTGCAATTAGAAGGTATTGTCCtcccagagaagaagaaacataTCAATAGTGAAAGAGTGCTAAGGCAGTGTTGCAGTCATCAAAAGCCTCCGGAATCAGTTGATCTCCAGCTATCGCCATCATCTGTTCTTGATGTTACTTCTTCAGCTGCAGCAGGTAGTAATTCAGTCATAGCCACCGAAGAAGAAACAAATTTTATTCGGAAAGAATATTATAAGCAGGAACTTGGTTTTCAGATGAATGAAGAATCACCCATGCCTTGGTACTCCTGTGGCGCGGATGGTCTTTTGTATGAAGATGGGTTTGAAGCATTGAATGATGTTCCATTTGAACCTTTTGACTCCTGGAATGATTTCGGAGGATTGGAAAATGGCGGGTTTCCTGAATTGGGTTTTGATTGTTTCAATGATGGGGAGCTTTTCATTTAAAACAATAACAACTAGGACTTGATAGGATACTCTCTAGGGGATTTTTCTGTGCTGTTAGAGCTGTCCCGAGTTCGTTTTTCTTATTTGTTACGCTGTCAAGTTTAAATTTGGTGTGTTTAGTTAAATTTTCCTAAATCAGTACCTGCACACCAAAAACTGGAATTGATTTCTTGTTATTCACCGATTTTGCCAATTTTATCTAGAGATTTTTGATGTGCATTCCGGTCTGCCACCAAAATTCAGCATCCAATTTGTAGAATTAGCTACTTGGCAACCCAAAAAAGAGAAGATCCAATGTACTTGGAGAAAAAATAGTGACTATTTTCCCATCTGATAACTAATTTGATGCTAAAGCTAAAAAATTGTAGTTCACTACAAATCAGAAAACAATGTACAAAAGCTCTCTTCATCTGCCGGAAGAGAAAGAAAACAGTGTTGAAGGTCTATTATCGATGAAACCAGATTAAGACTCGCAAATACGAAATAAACATACGCATACGGAAGGAAGAGGATATTTATGGATCGTTGAAGCTACACTTTTTGTTGAATATTATGCCTATGCATAGGCAGGTTTAGCAGTGAATGTAGTTCCTACATGATCGATCATTATCCAAAATTGAAAATACGTACAACTCAAATGTGATGTACATAATTCCTCTTCAATGGGTTCACGATGCTATGACAAAAGATTCATTTACGAACATTCAACATTAATGAATTCATCCACTGCTTCATAGCCGATAATTAAATATTGTAATGACAACCGTGAAATCCGCATTCACAGAGAAAGAGTAAATCCGCAttcaaatgtaaatgtgaagaaACACTCTTGCAGTTCTTAAGTTACCTGTCATATGAGATTGCGTCATTAGctattcaaagaagaagaaacgaatCAACTATGACAAAAATTAAGGTAGAATTTTTTAAGTAAAAAAAGGTTAAAGTTAACTGTTGATGAAGTATTGATCAATAAGCATATATAattaagaatttgaagaaacaatttgtGTGCATCTGAAAGTGTCATCGTTAATTTCCTAGCGTTTGAATTATTACTCGATAACACGACATACAAAAATTTAGATACTTCCACAGAATCTCAGGAACGAAAAATCTCTATACCTTGTGAGTCCTGAAAGGAAAACGATTCGAGTATTGTTGGAGTACCTCAGAGTGCCAACCATTTTATCGTTACAACTTGCGGAACTTCCAAACTCTGATTTTTTGACATCGTATATAGTGCTCACTTACCCTAAACGCCTCTGTTCGTGTTGTTCTTCCTGATTCCAGAAATCACCCGCAATTAGCCAAACCTGAAGAAACCTATCCGAAGATAAACTTCCCCTGAGAGGTGTAAAATGgaactatgagttttttttttttaattttccttttcttttcgttCTTTATGGAATCATCCCAATAGAATCAGGTTAATCACCGATATCTAAAATTGATCTTGGTATCGCTTCCGCAAACCCtaccttttgtttcttctttcagATAAACTCTGAATCGATATGTATTGCTGTAACTTTGGATATCTTTGAACGGCCATCATTTTATACAAATTTGACTAAGAGGAATGTCTTTTCGGAATCTTTCTGTAATACCCAACATTACTGTCTTTCCACAATCAGAACAAACGTAACGCTTTAGTTTCTTTTCGGAAAAACACTTCAGAATTTGTTGGCAAATATGGTGTCTTCTCGGAACAGCAACGATTCGTGTCTTGTCGTCCACGTGGCTTACTCACACTGGTGAAAATTATGGTTCCTCCACGTCAGCAAAATCATTCTCCTTTATATTAAGAAGAATTTTCCGACCTCTCTAACAAATACTAAACGGGATCAAACTCTGGACTCAAATTACTTATTCAAGAAAAATTTACACGTGCAAATATATGTTATATGCTAATAATGTATGTCCTGACTTTAACACTTCACTCATATAAAAGATCATATTAACATAACAATGTTCCGACTGATGCAATGGATGGGTGGTTCGATGTTCTCTCTTTCAAAAGGACCTATAATTGTAAAGATATGGGCCTTGTAAGTATTTGACGTGCATGAGAAGCGATATCCATCTAATGCATATTCAGTGCCGAGGATATTTCCGTCATCTACCGTAACTGATATATTCTATATATTGTATTTTGTTTACCAAATTAACTAGCTAGCTTGATTTTAGGTTACAAAATCAATGGCCTCGTCCACTGAAACCAACTCTCTTTACAATCAATGGCGCAAAACTGATGACCTCTTCTCTTCATGGATTAATTCTACCTTGAAAGAACCAATCCTTGCTGGTTTGGATACCGCTGGAGAAGCATGGAGTTCTCTTGAATCATCTTTTGCTTCCAAGAACCACGATGCTCGAAATTTGCAGCAGCTGCGTATCCAATTACATCATATGCAAATAGGGAACTCTACCATTACTGACTATCTCtctaaaatcaaaaatatttcggATTCGCTTGCAGCAGCCTCCCAACCTGTTTCTGGTCTTGATCTGGTTCTCCATGCCTTAAGGGGTCTTGGTCCAGAGTATGATGGTTTTAAGATCGCAATTACTGCTCGTCCTTCGCTTCCTACCTTTAGTGAACTATATGATCTTCTCTTGCAACAAGAGATCCAGATTGATCACGATAATCTTCAACGCATTCCGCCTCCATGCGACAAACCAgtcggggaagaagaagaaacggaAAAGCAGAAGAATGGAGTCCCGTTTACTAAATCAGCTTCATCTATTCTTAAAACAGCTGATCAGGACAATGGTGACGTTCCTAAAAGCATAATTAAGATTACGAGAAGGGTTGTCAAAAAGGATGAAAACATCAATAACGTTACTTCTTCGGTAGCCGCAGCTTGTGATAAAGTTGCTGCAGGTAGTAATTCACTCATAGCCGGCAAAGAAGAagtaaaaacaaaattcaaaggaGTTTTGCAGAGGAAAGGTGGTAAATGGGCTGTagatattgttagagaaaatgagtttataaaatagtttggtttttggaagttaggatctattggtcactaaggacattAACTCATTTTCACTAtatgtgaatgaacctttagtcccacatagggaaaactaaagatgatacctctccataagtattgaaaattttgatattagagtggcccttgggtcattacaCTACGGGTTAagtatacatctacaactggagatttacaactcttcgctaaacatcgtaaaaagtcatatgttttacaactggtttcaaaggaagagttgtcgtatatcatcactgccaacccttaggaaacaaggggtttcgctaagaaaacaaacgacaactccttaagcaaaaaagttgtgacgacatttagccaTAACAACTCTGTTTCATAAAGGTAGTGACTAAgcctatcacaattttcacaagagttgttgaagaacaccaaaatatgatgatgaaaaatagtgttagaggggatattcgaacatgaacctactgcatggaagtctggctcatcaaccatccttacagttcacaagttttgttttttttttctttttttttaataaaaaaacgtATAacgaagtaaaaatatagaatgttggaaaaaatgagattagaagggagattcgaacatgaatctactgcatggaagtctagctcatcaaccatccttaccgttcacaagttttggttgtttttttttcttaataaaaatgcataacaacacttataagtgttgttgaagtaaaaatatagaacgttggcagaaatgaggatggggggatttgatcctcagcCTCCTACATGAAAGTCTACAGCACTAACCATtcctacactatcacaagttctatcatgtttgtggttctttaatatactaattttaagacaaccctttataagagttgtgaaacaaaatataatgtccaaaaaaaatgctcaggtgactaagccgcaaaatattctgaaggaatcttacttgtaaatggatggattcgtcgttcttaccaagtttccgacttaaagtagtccactcacggccaggtttcaatctcggagcctggtttgcatacaatatggagaaatagggtttgtttaaggtttcgtagaatattccgaaggaatcttacctgtaaattgatggattcgtcgttcttaccaagtttttgacttagagtagtcaactcgcagccaggtttcgatctccgagcctggtttgcatgcaaTATTCATAAACAGGGTTTTTttaaaggtttcgtagaatattccgaaagaatattacctgtaaatgaattggtcgttcgtaacaagtttctgacttagagtagtccactcccggccaggtttcgatctcggagcctggtatgcatacaatatgcaaaaatatggtttgtttaaggtttcgtagaatattccgaaggaatattatctgtaaatggatgaattcgtcgttcttaccaagtttctgacttatagtagtctactccggccaggtttcgatctcggagtctggtttgcatacaatatgcagaaatacggtttgtttaaggtttcgtagaatatgccGAATGAAGcttacctgtaaatagatggattcgtcgttcttaccaagtttctgacttatagtagtcaactcacggccaggtttcgatctcggatcctggtatgcatacaatatgcagaaatagggtttgtttaaggtttcgtagaatattccgatggaatcttacctgtagatcgatggattcgtcgttcttaccaagtttctgacttatagtagtccactcccggccagatttcgatctcggagcctggtttgcatacaatatggagaaatagggtttgtttaaggtttcgtagaatactcccaaggaatcttacctgtaaatggatggattcgtcgttcttaccaagtttctgacttagagtagcccactcgcggccaggtttcgatctcggagcctggtttgcatctaatatgcaaaaatagggtttgtataaggtttcgtagaatattccgaaggaatcttacctgtaaatggatggattcgtcgttcttaccaagtttctgacatagagtagtccactcccagccaggtttcgatctcggagcctggtttgcatacaatatgcataaatagggtttgtttaaggtttcttagaatattccgaaggaatcttacctgtaaatggatggattcgtcgttcttaccaagtttctgacttagagtagtcaactcacggccaggtttcgatctcggagcctggtttgcatctaatatgcagaaatagggtttgtataaggtttcgtagaatattccgaaggaatcttacctgtaaatggatggattcgtcgttcttaccaactttctaacttatagtagtccactcccggccagatttcgatctcggagcctggtttgcatacaatatggagaaatagggtttgtttaaggtttcgtagaatactcccaaggaatcttacttgtaaatggatggattcgtcgttcttaccaagtttctgacttagaataGCCcattcacggccaggtttcgatctcggagcctggtttgcatctaatatgcagaaatagggtttgtataaggtttcgtagaatattccgacggaatcttacctgtaaatggatggattcgtcattcttaccaagtttctgacttagagtag
This is a stretch of genomic DNA from Papaver somniferum cultivar HN1 chromosome 1, ASM357369v1, whole genome shotgun sequence. It encodes these proteins:
- the LOC113334761 gene encoding ethylene-responsive transcription factor ERF118-like, with translation MAAPLRKILRLEKNSCTRRGKKKNVTFAESVTAKPPPMRTIRIICRDPDATDSSSDEEEVIEKMKKGIRKFIQEFRVPFPKPAPAPAPALQAADEEDNGGAVPSSSTALKRSILKRRVFKKENSSTADSATTTTGPKKFKGVRQRKWGKWAAEIRDPIQGVRKWLGTFDTIEDAKDAYDKAAREFELQLEGIVLPEKKKHINSERVLRQCCSHQKPPESVDLQLSPSSVLDVTSSAAAGSNSVIATEEETNFIRKEYYKQELGFQMNEESPMPWYSCGADGLLYEDGFEALNDVPFEPFDSWNDFGGLENGGFPELGFDCFNDGELFI